Proteins co-encoded in one Aspergillus flavus chromosome 2, complete sequence genomic window:
- a CDS encoding putative mitochondrial protein Fmp25 has translation MWTSRVRQPVTNIVTVSRRLPRSARPAVIPWRRGYASNGPNASEQSGSSSRWLKTSLGLAGTGAAAFLVYTYATLDKSQAGSQADTKGLSQATEQLDSQYVQHKRSLKSPGVYLWGTNSHRVVDPNSKETVIKTPRRLHYFDGQVLRDLKLSDKSGAAIAENGDLIQWGKGYSESDFKPTKTLTGKNLTSLCMSNDRILALSSDGSVYSLPIAKDDQLSGRKLKESSWVPFWSGKSGVSYRLLQPSLKLGEKVTMLRGGLEHALLLTNHGRVFSVASSTESYPSFGQLGVPGLTWATRPNGPVDMCHEIEAFKGIKITQIASGDYHSLALSKDGSLFTFGDNSFGQLGMAFDAALPFSDTPTSLPIKNLYKGNTTFPKVTGIAAGGANSFFTVDAQRIVGPGENPSNVRDLDRITADTWTCGRGIWGALGTGKWTHMQDAPTKVKSLSGLFEYDERKKKLTPIRLRDLSVGTTHVSAVMDNDAHIDPSPSNSLDDATNFGFDVLFWGGNEHFQLGTGKRSNQSKPTHINAPPEDKGELAEQEARLQVMPRHKGKVGPRTVNMEQRVECGRHISAIYSSV, from the coding sequence ATGTGGACATCTCGAGTACGACAGCCCGTGACAAATATTGTCACCGTCTCACGTCGCCTTCCTAGGAGTGCTCGGCCTGCCGTCATTCCTTGGAGAAGAGGCTATGCCAGTAATGGCCCTAATGCATCTGAACAGTCTGGGTCCTCTTCACGTTGGCTTAAGACTTCTTTGGGCCTTGCGGGAACAGGCGCTGCTGCTTTTCTCGTCTACACCTATGCGACACTCGATAAGAGTCAAGCCGGAAGTCAAGCAGACACGAAGGGTCTCTCACAGGCGACAGAGCAACTGGACTCGCAGTATGTTCAACACAAAAGAAGCTTAAAAAGCCCTGGCGTGTATTTATGGGGCACAAATTCCCATCGTGTTGTGGACCCCAACTCCAAGGAGACTGTTATCAAAACCCCTCGAAGACTTCATTATTTTGACGGTCAGGTGCTAAGGGACCTCAAGCTTTCTGACAAGTCTGGTGCAGCGATTGCTGAAAATGGTGACCTCATTCAATGGGGTAAAGGATATTCAGAGTCCGACTTTAAACCCACAAAGACTTTGACAGGAAAGAACTTAACTTCGCTGTGCATGTCAAACGACCGAATCCTCGCCTTGTCGTCAGACGGCAGTGTTTACTCTCTTCCAATCGCCAAAGATGATCAACTGTCCGGCCGGAAACTTAAAGAAAGCTCCTGGGTGCCGTTTTGGTCCGGAAAATCTGGAGTAAGTTACCGGTTGCTGCAACCTAGCTTGAAGCTGGGTGAGAAGGTCACTATGCTCCGTGGGGGATTGGAGCATGCCCTTCTTTTGACAAATCACGGTCGCGTCTTCTCTGTCGCTTCTTCTACGGAGAGCTATCCATCTTTTGGACAACTTGGTGTCCCGGGGTTAACTTGGGCAACCCGACCTAACGGGCCAGTCGACATGTGTCATGAGATTGAGGCATTCAAGGGCATTAAGATTACACAAATCGCTAGTGGAGATTACCATTCCCTGGCTCTAAGCAAGGATGGCAGCTTGTTTACGTTTGGAGATAATTCCTTCGGGCAATTGGGTATGGCATTTGACGCCGCACTGCCTTTTAGCGACACACCTACCTCTTTGCCTATCAAAAACCTTTATAAAGGGAACACTACGTTTCCCAAGGTAACTGGAATTGCAGCCGGTGGTGCCAACAGTTTCTTTACTGTGGATGCACAGCGAATCGTTGGTCCTGGTGAAAACCCTTCCAATGTTCGCGATTTGGACCGCATTACGGCTGACACCTGGACATGCGGAAGAGGGATTTGGGGTGCTCTTGGTACTGGAAAATGGACTCATATGCAAGATGCTCCCACCAAGGTCAAGTCCTTGAGCGGTTTATTCGAATATGACGaacggaagaagaaactgACACCTATTCGACTTCGCGATCTATCAGTGGGCACGACGCACGTATCGGCAGTAATGGACAATGATGCTCATATCGATCCGTCACCTAGCAATTCTTTGGACGATGCCACCAACTTTGGTTTCGACGTGCTCTTTTGGGGAGGGAACGAGCATTTTCAACTTGGCACGGGCAAGAGAAGCAACCAGTCCAAGCCAACACATATCAACGCGCCTCCGGAAGATAAAGGAGAACTTGCTGAGCAGGAGGCACGGCTCCAGGTCATGCCTCGTCACAAGGGCAAAGTTGGGCCCCGCACAGTGAACATGGAGCAGCGCGTGGAATGCGGGAGACACATCTCTGCAATCTACTCTTCTGTATAA
- a CDS encoding glutamate decarboxylase (group II pyridoxal-5-phosphate decarboxylase) has translation MAVSPPSRRAEEVRSLLSAVEDLLIPFIRSADEDPLGQKALENGVNGANGTHNDLKPSGTSLVDHKKPEELQSILQLELPEQGTGQDGLVEALQKVLRYSVNTWHQGFLDKLYASTNAPGVASELILAALNTNVHVYQVSPALTVIEKFTGKQLASLFGLKGPRAGGISVQGGSASNTTSIVIARNNLFPATKRDGNGDYRFVLFTSAHGHYSIEKAAQMLGLGSSSVWSVPIDKQGRMIPAELENLVRKALKENRTPFYVNATAGTTVMGSFDPFDEIAAICKKYNLWFHVDGSWGGSFVFSKRQRQKLAGAEKADSIAINPHKMLGVPVTCSFLLAADLRRFHRANTLPAGYLFHNEDTELPEANGCNGAVESELSVDSPEVWDLADLTLQCGRRADSLKLFLGWTYYGTAGYEKQIDAACDIAAHLATLVAENPNFILVSENPPPCLQVCFYYAPGGQFLHPRGVVSDEAERGKANSKVTEQVTHAIVSKGFMVDFAPPSGDDDVVGNGKFFRCVVNVQTTKETVEALLQAIEEVGPGIVENMKVQKAQRKFNRPGERGHGPVVHHP, from the exons ATGGCTGTTTCCCCCCCGTCCCGCCGCGCGGAAGAAGTGCGAAGT CTGCTAAGTGCGGTCGAAGACCTCCTAATCCCCTTCATCCGGTCGGCAGATGAAGATCCCCTAGGCCAGAAGGCATTGGAAAATGGCGTCAATGGAGCCAACGGCACTCATAACGACCTCAAACCATCGGGTACTTCGTTAGTGGACCACAAGAAACCGGAGGAACTGCAGAGCATTCTTCAATTGGAGCTGCCAGAGCAAGGAACAGGACAAGATGGCCTGGTCGAGGCTCTGCAGAAGGTCTTGCGATACTCAGTCAACACTTGGCACCAGGGCTTCCTTGACAAGCTGTATGCATCCACCAACGCCCCCGGTGTAGCTTCTGAGCTTATCTTGGCCGCCTTGAACACAAACGTCCACGTCTACCAGGTCTCGCCCGCTTTGACAGTCATTGAGAAATTCACCGGGAAACAGCTGGCTTCGCTTTTTGGTCTCAAAGGTCCACGAGCGGGAGGAATATCGGTCCAAGGCGGTTCTGCCTCGAATACAACGTCAATTGTCATTGCGCGCAACAATCTTTTCCCTGCTACGAAAAGAGACGGAAACGGCGATTACCGATTCGTGTTATTCACCAGCGCCCATGGCCATTACAGCATTGAGAAGGCAGCACAGATGCTAGGGCTTGGCAGTAGCTCGGTTTGGTCTGTACCTATCGACAAGCAAGGACGCATGATCCCGGCGGAGCTGGAGAACTTAGTTCGAAAGGCTCTGAAGGAGAACCGTACCCCGTTCTACGTCAATGCGACAGCGGGGACAACCGTTATGGGATCTTTCGACCCGTTTGACGAAATCGCCGCCATCTGCAAGAAATATAATCTGTGGTTCCATGTTGACGGCTCCTGGGGTGGCTCGTTTGTCTTCTCCAAACGCCAACGACAGAAGCTCGCCGGGGCAGAAAAGGCAGACAGCATCGCGATCAACCCTCACAAAATGCTCGGTGTGCCGGTGACTTGCTCATTCCTCCTTGCGGCCGATTTGCGTCGCTTCCACCGTGCAAACACCCTTCCTGCTGGGTATCTGTTCCACAACGAAGACACCGAGCTTCCCGAAGCCAATGGCTGTAATGGCGCCGTCGAATCTGAACTCAGCGTTGACTCGCCCGAAGTATGGGACCTGGCGGATCTGACCCTTCAGTGCGGTCGACGTGCCGATTCCCTTAAGCTCTTCCTCGGCTGGACTTATTACGGAACAGCGGGGTACGAGAAGCAGATTGACGCTGCCTGCGACATTGCAGCGCATCTCGCAACCCTCGTTGCCGAGAACCCTaacttcatcctcgtcagTGAGAATCCTCCTCCATGCCTCCAAGTTTGCTTCTATTACGCCCCCGGCGGGCAATTCCTCCATCCTCGTGGCGTCGTCTCGGACGAAGCCGAGCGCGGCAAAGCCAACAGCAAGGTCACCGAGCAGGTGACGCATGCGATTGTGAGCAAGGGCTTCATGGTTGATTTTGCGCCACCCagcggtgatgatgatgtcgtcGGAAATGGGAAGTTCTTCCGTTGCGTAGTAAATGTGCAGACTACAAAGGAGACCGTTGAAGCGCTGTTACAAGCAATTGAGGAAGTTGGTCCGGGTATAGTTGAGAACATGAAGGTGCAGAAAGCTCAAAGGAAATTTAATAGACCGGGAGAAAGGGGCCACGGTCCAGTTGTTCACCACCCTTGA
- a CDS encoding Sec34-like family-domain-containing protein, with amino-acid sequence MRQQNAGRRSRRQTVPSRPPLELTGKETEEAEAVPDGLDSIEGIHNELEFTQWYNELEDSLLESSYDEYQACLHELQMSKSHLDTLLSDTSSTLDLLSNLSKDFKAVEAQTSNFQNQCEGLLSAQKRDSELATDIQDNLQYYDFLDPASRKLNAPGAGNTVRGQEFSDMLRRLDECLDYMEIHADQKEAGVYRSRYRLLMTRALTLIRGHFVSALRDVYLSVSKKIADKQLNDTTMSALLYAKFRVGAPELKQIGLEIQKRAVPPLDPEQGTEAEYQSLLNELHANYAAIRGKLIVPLVRKKLNEIAQAPSTSTDLVAFARGSISYIRGVCLDEFDLWGEWFHGQGGLYDFLETICEPLYDHLQPRIIHEDKIIKLCQLCALLQTRYLFDQEEETEPTDANQLDFSTLIQPVLEDVQTRLVFRAQAFLRDEIERYKPRPDDLDYPARNKQASISVTDGQISGRKVTATDALANLPKPAKQPEDGADSPSEQDSKWDFESQVSPSNWYPTLRKAIWLLSRIYRLVNSTVFDDLAHQIVHQTNISLHHASSLIASKSVTDSQLFLMSHLLILKQQIVAFDIEYVAPEVSFDFSGVTNTFWELRERGGLFNPRNLMRLVGHGLLPRVVENMLDAKVELDGRLRTVINDFISGFATTMTASLPSKFVDTRNLQRGELIYPTCRNIEKEVPSLRTILNDYLDDVRMKETLVGAVQERVIQIYEEFFDKYMSSEKSKGHFVSTKGKGREDAVWDVDTFADWCESIFRVGISDADDEATNRSRSGSLESRSQ; translated from the exons ATGCGTCAACAGAATGCGGGACGGCGATCTCGTCGGCAAACTGTCCCGTCCCGTCCCCCTCTAGAACTGACAGGCAAGGAGACCGAGGAAGCTGAGGCAGTACCAGATGGCTTGGATTCGATTGAGGGCATTCATAATGAACTTGAGTTTACCCAATGGTACAATGAGTTGGAAGACAGTTTGCTCGAGAGTAGCTACGATGAGTACCA AGCCTGCCTGCATGAACTTCAGATGTCAAAGTCACATCTCGATACGCTACTGTCTGATACCTCATCAACCCTCGACCTTCTATCAAACCTGTCCAAAGACTTTAAAGCAGTAGAAGCGCAGACGTCCAATTTCCAGAACCAGTGCGAAGGGCTCCTCTCTGCTCAGAAACGCGACTCGGAGCTAGCTACAGATATCCAAGATAACCTCCAATACTATGACTTCCTGGATCCGGCTTCAAGGAAACTTAACGCTCCCGGTGCTGGTAATACGGTTCGTGGTCAGGAGTTCTCGGACATGTTAAGGCGGCTGGACGAATGCTTGGACTATATGGAAATACAT GCCGATCAGAAAGAGGCCGGTGTATATCGCTCCAGGTATAGACTCCTGATGACACGGGCCCTCACGCTCATTCGGGGACACTTTGTTTCTGCACTGCGCGACGTATATTTGAGTGTCTCAAAAAAGATAGCAGATAAACAGCTCAACGACACTACTATGTCTGCTCTACTTTACGCGAAGTTCAGAGTTGGTGCGCCTGAGCTAAAGCAGATCGGTCTGGAGATCCAAAAGAGAGCAGTTCCCCCACTGGATCCTGAGCAAGGGACGGAAGCTGAATATCAAAGTCTTCTCAATGAACTACACGCCAATTACGCAGCTATCCGTGGTAAATTGATTGTGCCACTCGTGCGCAAGAAACTCAATGAGATTGCGCAGGCCCCAAGTACGTCGACGGATCTGGTTGCTTTCGCTCGTGGTAGTATCAGCTACATCCGCGGTGTATGTCTGGACGAATTTGACCTGTGGGGCGAATGGTTTCACGGGCAGGGAGGCTTATACGACTTTCTGGAAACAATATGTGAGCCTCTTTACGACCATCTCCAACCAAGAATCATACatgaagataaaataatCAAACTCTGCCAACTTTgtgctcttcttcaaaccCGTTATCTTTttgaccaggaagaagagaccGAGCCCACGGACGCCAACCAACTCGACTTCTCTACATTGATTCAACCTGTGCTGGAGGATGTTCAAACTCGGCTTGTTTTCCGCGCCCAAGCCTTCCTTCGCGACGAAATCGAAAGGTACAAGCCTCGCCCCGATGACCTTGATTACCCTGCGCGCAACAAACAGGCTTCCATATCAGTTACGGACGGGCAAATCTCGGGCAGGAAAGTTACGGCTACCGATGCTCTCGCAAACCTCCCCAAGCCCGCAAAGCAACCCGAAGACGGCGCAGACTCTCCGTCAGAACAAGACTCAAAGTGGGACTTCGAATCACAGGTCTCACCGAGCAACTGGTACCCTACATTACGGAAAGCCATCTGGCTTCTGAGCAGGATCTACCGCCTTGTGAAT TCCACTGTATTTGATGATTTAGCGCATCAAATCGTTCACCAAACCAACATCTCTCTTCATCATGCGAGCTCCCTGATCGCCAGCAAATCCGTCACAGACAGCCAACTGTTTCTCATGAGCCACTTGCTCATACTAAAACAACAGATCGTCGCCTTTGACATCGAATACGTTGCACCTGAAGTCTCATTCGACTTCTCAGGCGTCACCAACACATTCTGGGAATTACGGGAAAGAGGCGGTCTCTTCAACCCCCGTAACCTGATGCGCCTCGTCGGCCACGGCCTCCTACCCCGGGTCGTAGAGAACATGCTAGACGCAAAGGTGGAGCTAGACGGACGCCTCAGAACAGTAATCAACGATTTCATCAGCGGATTCGCCACCACGATGACGGCCTCCCTCCCGTCCAAGTTCGTCGATACCCGGAACCTGCAGCGCGGGGAGCTGATCTACCCCACCTGTCGAAACATCGAGAAAGAAGTCCCGAGTCTCAGGACGATCCTCAACGACTACCTCGACGATGTCCGTATGAAGGAAACACTAGTGGGCGCCGTCCAGGAACGTGTTATCCAGATATACGAAGAATTCTTCGACAAATATATGTCTtcggagaagagcaaggggCATTTTGTGAGTACGAAGGGCAAGGGTCGCGAGGATGCCGTGTGGGATGTCGACACCTTTGCAGACTGGTGTGAGAGTATCTTCCGAGTTGGTATCTCCGATGCAGACGATGAAGCTACGAACAGGAGCAGGAGCGGCAGCCTTGAGTCCAGAAGTCAGTAG
- a CDS encoding RINT-1 family protein, whose amino-acid sequence MATPTSALSPHERTRVEDYLNDKIQVSADFESLDSLLTSLRSQHELQRKQLAEAQEALSKATKASSDHAEATRKRAEAFNEQQADIDRRLKALTGSDASDEAAKRFEASIEKLRRLELSKGYVSLLKEAEELSKEALTSIQSSPKSAIKPYTRLRTIVQSLKEAQPAAEGAAPHLVDYVGKLASALRDHMKTDFTKRLQGTLEEMKWPSKDLYLPDDLRAQWREYVELLLDLQTPELHGRDTSKEKPVKPPILLPLEVMVHPLELRFKYHFSGDRPTNRLDKPEYFLAHVMDLINNFGGFFASSLQPIFDEKAQTVGPDLEWNFYNASHAYITALLPILRHKITTYLPQISSHPQLLSHFVHELMNFDNETRESWNYLPDPYTDDNWKGMTWEVLTEQGWFERWLQVEKEFALARYKEIVDAPDSGHIDYDGVDRSATKPTKAAIRVNDLLETITERYQPLSSFSQKLRFLIDIQITIFDQFHERLHSALEAYLAMTSTIGRTVQGADGASVEGVAGLERLSRVFGSAEYLEKKMEDWSNEVFFVELWSELQERVRQNKDGGKNVAGSMSVADVASRTSQAVANGNDHGEASEGALFDETASAYRRLRLRSESVITSTLTSNIRSALKPYSRVSTWATISAGLASPLSPTSDLAPAMRTLSTEISFLSRTLGIAPLRRIIRQVLLSIQTYIWNNVLTRNMFSAAGATQLISDVEHLCNVVDVALGPAAQVSSSANVLRKLNEGLTLLGLSISGSKAAEDGSASQNSDRQGTAPLGLWEVEKRLFKDNESARVVLGELNIETLSEAEARSVLERRVEIGS is encoded by the exons ATGGCGACTCCAACATCCGCGCTATCGCCGCATGAACGAACAAGGGTCGAAGATTATCTGAACGACAAAATCCAGGTGTCGGCCGATTTCGAAAGTCTTGACTCGTTGCTGACTAGTCTTCGCTCCCAGCATGAGCTCCAAAGAAAGCAG CTAGCAGAAGCACAGGAGGCACTATCGAAGGCGACAAAGGCCTCCAGCGACCATGCCGAAGCCACTCGAAAGCGTGCCGAGGCGTTCAATGAGCAGCAGGCGGATATCGATAGGCGGTTGAAAGCCCTCACGGGGTCGGATGCAAGTGACGAAGCGGCAAAGCGATTTGAAGCGAGTATAGAAAAGCTGCGTAGGCTGGAGCTGTCAAAGGGATATGTGTCCTTGCTCAAGGAAGCAGAGGAATTGAG TAAGGAAGCCTTAACAAGCATACAGTCTTCACCGAAGTCGGCCATCAAACCATACACCCGGCTAAGGACTATCGTCCAATCCCTGAAAGAAGCTCAGCCTGCAGCAGAAGGGGCTGCCCCTCACCTGGTCGACTATGTCGGAAAGCTAGCATCTGCGCTGAGAGATCATATGAAAACCGACTTCACTAAGCGGCTACAAGGAAcactggaggagatgaagtgGCCATCGAAGGATCTGTATCTCCCGGATGATCTGAGAGCACAGTGGAGAGAATATGTGGAGTTACTCCTCGACCTTCAAACACC TGAACTTCACGGCCGTGACACTTCGAAAGAGAAACCCGTCAAGCCTCCGATCTTGCTACCGCTGGAAGTGATGGTACATCCACTGGAGCTTCGCTTCAAATACCACTTTAGCGGGGATAGGCCAACAAATCGGCTTGACAAG CCGGAGTATTTCCTTGCTCATGTGATGGacttaattaataatttcgGCGGGTTTTTTGCTTCGTCTTTGCAGCCTATCTTTGACGAAAAGGCACAGACGGTCGGACCTGATCTGGAGTGGAATTTCTACAACGCCTCACATGCCTACATTACGGCTCTTTTGCCAATTCTGAGACATAAGATAACCACGTACTTACCCCAAATCTCAAGCCACCCGCAGTTGCTGAGTCACTTCGTCCACGAATTGATGAATTTCGACAACGAAACCCGCGAATCATGGAATTACCTACCGGATCCTTATACTGACGATAATTGGAAGGGCATGACGTGGGAGGTATTAACCGAACAAGGGTGGTTTGAGCGTTGGCTTCAGGTTGAGAAAGAATTTGCATTGGCACGATACAAGGAGATTGTAGATGCGCCAGATAGTGGTCATATCGACTATGATGGTGTTGATCGTTCAGCGACCAAACCGACCAAAGCTGCAATCCGTGTCAATGACCTTCTTGAGACAATAACCGAGCGTTACCAGCCCCTGTCGTCATTCAGCCAGAAATTGCGCTTTCTTATCGACATTCAGATTACTATATTTGACCAATTCCATGAACGCCTGCACTCGGCGTTGGAAGCCTACCTTGCAATGACGTCGACAATCGGTCGCACAGTGCAAGGTGCTGATGGAGCCAGTGTGGAAGGTGTTGCCGGGCTAGAAAGGCTCTCCAGGGTCTTCGGAAGCGCCGAATAtcttgagaagaagatggaagattGGAGTAACGAAGTGTTCTTCGTAGAGCTTTGGTCTGAACTCCAAGAACGGGTCCGGCAGAACAAGGATGGCGGCAAGAACGTAGCTGGCTCGATGTCTGTTGCGGATGTAGCATCGCGAACATCTCAGGCGGTTGCGAATGGTAACGATCATGGAGAGGCCTCTGAAGGCGCCCTGTTCGATGAGACAGCATCCGCATATCGCCGCCTGAGGCTCCGGTCTGAATCCGTCATCACCTCGACTCTGACATCAAACATTCGCAGCGCCCTTAAACCTTACTCTCGCGTTTCGACTTGGGCAACCATTTCTGCTGGTTTGGCTTCTCCTTTATCTCCTACTTCGGATCTTGCGCCGGCAATGCGCACTCTATCCACCGAGATCTCATTCCTTTCCCGCACCTTGGGCATCGCACCCTTGCGTCGTATCATCCGCCAAGTGCTTCTCTCAATTCAGACCTACATCTGGAATAATGTTCTCACGAGGAATATGTTCTCCGCTGCAGGGGCAACGCAGCTGATAAGCGATGTTGAGCATCTCTGCAATGTAGTTGATGTAGCCCTTGGCCCGGCGGCTCAGGTTAGCAGCTCAGCGAATGTGCTTAGGAAACTCAACGAGGGTCTTACCCTTCTCGGATTGAGTATCAGTGGGTCGAAGGCAGCAGAGGACGGGTCTGCATCGCAGAACAGCGATCGGCAGGGAACGGCGCCTTTAGGACTGTGGGAGGTAGAGAAGAGGCTGTTCAAGGATAATGAAAGCGCAAGGGTTGTCCTTGGTGAATTGAACATTGAAACTCTTTCCGAAGCGGAGGCGAGAAGTGTTCTAGAGAGGCGAGTCGAGATTGGTAGTTGA
- a CDS encoding putative rRNA processing protein Nop9 (Nucleolar protein 9) codes for MPRENQKRGRRAAEKAEKDAAKRKREEVPEDSLPKRLKPSTDESTEINQGADYIPFDENYNENYDGNYDENQADAPAGDMPFYGLLDPEEQEYFSRANEVLELNQFQDAEERRIFIDSVYKEANGKELKIACSQGCSRLMEKLISMSDMRQIHRLFNKFIGHFMNLVQHRFASHCCETLFINAAPGVTQKVSKSKSDKMDVDEEEGEEPEPELSLAEMFIKVVEELEGNWGYLLTERFASHTIRVLLLVLAGEPVDVSANDSVVASRKKEKLGLPQGETQDGDVSAQKRSVPDVFEATLKKIMKDIVSVLDDTYLRALATHPVGNPVLQVLVSLELSHFGKSSAKDPNSITRRLIPDESFEEGSETTTFVRGLLYDPVGSRLLETIVRCMPGKAFKGLYKNFIRDQITSLARNITAGYVVLRVLERLGKDDLQNALERIVPQVPSLLERSRMVVPKVLIERCLVRGVDTAPLARALEEAYDKDPARRLEQILRLESTTQEDLEESEQKPKGPNAAPSQSSTGEKLHGSLLAQTMLTAPGPISGLIYSSLLAQSSESLVKIAKDPTASRVLQQALTVPTSSAQFRRQFAPRFTSHLKELALDSSGSHVVDALWPATKDIFFIKERMAQELTQHEMALRDSFVGRAVWRNWAMDLYKRRRGEWAMKAKGIDNNNGSGERPKSRIELARAKFAAKAEEDAKKGAQKGVTA; via the coding sequence ATGCCTCGTGAGAACCAAAAAAGAGGTCGCCGAGCGGCCGAAAAAGCTGAGAAAGACGCCGCGAAACGGAAGCGCGAGGAAGTCCCCGAAGATTCACTGCCGAAACGGTTGAAGCCCTCGACGGACGAGTCGACCGAAATCAATCAAGGAGCTGACTACATACCTTTCGACGAGAATTACAATGAGAACTACGATGGGAACTATGATGAGAATCAAGCTGATGCGCCTGCGGGTGATATGCCCTTTTATGGTCTTCTCGATCCCGAAGAACAGGAATATTTCTCTCGAGCGAACGAGGTTTTGGAATTGAACCAATTCCAGGATGCAGAGGAGCGGAGGATATTCATCGACAGTGTCTATAAAGAGGCCAATGGGAAGGAGTTGAAAATCGCTTGCAGTCAGGGATGCTCACGGCTCATGGAAAAATTGATATCGATGTCGGATATGCGCCAAATTCACAGGCTATTTAACAAATTCATTGGTCACTTCATGAATCTTGTGCAGCATCGGTTTGCTAGCCATTGCTGCGAGACCCTCTTTATCAATGCTGCACCCGGCGTAACGCAGAAAGTCTCGAAATCGAAAAGCGATAAGATGGATgtagacgaggaagaaggagaggagccCGAGCCTGAACTGTCGTTGGCGGAGATGTTCATCAAGGTGGTCGAAGAATTGGAAGGCAACTGGGGTTACCTACTGACAGAACGATTTGCGTCACATACAATCAGAGTTTTGCTTCTTGTGCTTGCGGGAGAGCCGGTGGACGTTTCAGCGAACGACTCGGTTGTTGCAAGCcgcaagaaagagaaattggGCCTACCTCAGGGAGAGACACAGGATGGGGATGTCTCCGCCCAAAAAAGAAGCGTACCGGATGTGTTCGAGGCTACCTTGAAGAAGATTATGAAGGACATCGTCTCGGTACTTGATGACACATATTTGAGAGCACTTGCGACTCACCCTGTTGGTAATCCGGTGCTTCAAGTCTTAGTGTCTCTGGAGCTCTCGCACTTTGGAAAATCGAGTGCAAAGGATCCAAATTCTATAACAAGACGACTAATTCCGGATGAGAGCTTTGAGGAGGGCTCTGAGACCACAACGTTTGTGCGCGGATTACTCTATGACCCAGTAGGATCTCGATTACTGGAGACCATTGTGCGTTGCATGCCCGGAAAGGCGTTCAAGGGCCTTTACAAGAACTTCATCCGCGACCAAATCACTTCCCTTGCGCGCAATATCACCGCAGGGTATGTTGTGCTTCGAGTGCTGGAGAGACTCGGAAAGGACGATCTCCAAAACGCTCTGGAGCGAATTGTTCCTCAGGTTCCCAGTCTTCTCGAGCGGTCAAGAATGGTCGTTCCCAAGGTGCTTATTGAGCGGTGTCTAGTCCGTGGAGTTGACACAGCACCCCTTGCTCGGGCACTGGAGGAAGCCTACGATAAAGACCCTGCTCGGAGACTGGAACAAATTTTGCGGCTTGAGAGCACAACCCAAGAGGATTTAGAAGAGTCAGAGCAGAAACCAAAGGGTCCCAATGCTGCTCCAAGCCAATCATCAACAGGAGAGAAACTCCATGGTTCGCTACTTGCACAAACAATGCTCACTGCTCCTGGGCCGATAAGTGGGCTTATTTATTCGAGTCTGTTGGCGCAATCTTCGGAGTCACTCGTTAAGATCGCCAAGGATCCTACCGCATCTCGCGTTCTACAGCAAGCTCTTACAGTTCCGACATCTAGCGCTCAATTCCGTCGACAGTTTGCTCCACGCTTCACCAGTCACTTGAAGGAGCTTGCCCTCGATAGCAGCGGATCCCATGTGGTAGACGCACTCTGGCCTGCCACCAAGGACATTTTCTTTATCAAGGAGCGAATGGCACAGGAGTTGACCCAGCATGAGATGGCGCTTCGGGACTCTTTCGTCGGCCGTGCGGTCTGGAGGAACTGGGCGATGGACCTCTACAAGCGACGGCGGGGCGAATGGGCTATGAAAGCCAAAGGTATTGATAACAACAATGGCTCCGGAGAACGACCCAAGTCTAGGATCGAACTCGCACGGGCTAAGTTTGCTGCCAAGGCAGAGGAGGATGCGAAGAAAGGTGCGCAGAAGGGCGTAACTGCCTGA